The Pseudomonas sp. G2-4 genome window below encodes:
- a CDS encoding ATP-dependent DNA helicase RecQ: MHSTLEQVFGYPQFRPGQETAISAVLAGRSAAAIFPTGSGKSLCYQLPALLLPHLTLVVSPLLALMQDQLAFLQRHGIASASIDSAQSRDEASDAMARARSGELKILMISVERLKNERFRNFLQQVPISLLVVDEAHCISEWGHNFRPDYLKLPDYQRQFNIPQVLLLTATATPKVIADMQAKFAIAADDVVTTGFYRPNLNLLVEPVRGAEKRARLVQWLGERPGQPSIVYVTLQRTAEQIAEHLSQHGIGAEAYHAGLPHEQREAIQRRFMGGQSNCIVATIAFGMGIDKSDIRNVVHFDLPKSIENYSQEIGRAGRDGQPSDCLVLANRDSLNVLENFVYGDTPELEGIRCVLDELKAAAPDGQWEFLLGPLADQSNIRQLPLKTLLVQLELRRLIAPRYAYYAEYRFKFLTEPQALLEHFEGERRDFVSAIIQTSSRARTWATVNFDGIYQQYHAERNRVVKALDYFQEKGWIELESKQMTEVYSVLETGLDAQVLSAELHAYFTRHERGEITRIHAMLELFATDRCLGYRLAQYFGDDNAPQQCGHCSVCHGQVARLPEPPSLPALVDKSFETLCGDFIHRHEQHTGSLPSAERLTRFLCGISVPLFTRLKARKIRGYAALEEYPYAEVRHWTQAHL, encoded by the coding sequence ATGCACAGCACCCTGGAACAGGTTTTCGGTTATCCACAGTTTCGCCCCGGTCAGGAAACGGCCATCAGCGCAGTACTGGCTGGTCGGTCGGCGGCGGCCATTTTTCCCACCGGCTCCGGCAAGTCCCTGTGTTATCAATTGCCAGCCCTGCTATTGCCGCACCTCACCTTGGTGGTCTCGCCCCTGCTGGCGCTGATGCAGGACCAGTTGGCGTTCTTGCAGCGTCACGGCATCGCGTCGGCCAGTATCGACTCGGCCCAAAGTCGTGACGAAGCCAGCGACGCCATGGCGCGGGCCCGCTCGGGTGAATTGAAGATTCTGATGATTTCGGTGGAGCGGCTGAAGAACGAGCGCTTCCGCAATTTCCTGCAGCAGGTGCCGATCTCGTTGCTGGTGGTGGACGAGGCTCACTGCATTTCCGAATGGGGGCATAACTTTCGCCCCGACTACCTCAAGCTTCCCGATTATCAGCGGCAGTTCAACATTCCCCAGGTGTTGCTGTTGACCGCCACCGCAACACCTAAGGTCATTGCCGACATGCAGGCGAAGTTCGCCATCGCCGCCGACGATGTGGTGACGACCGGTTTCTATCGGCCCAACCTCAATCTGCTGGTCGAACCCGTGCGCGGTGCGGAAAAGCGCGCGCGGCTGGTGCAATGGCTGGGCGAACGTCCCGGGCAACCGAGCATCGTCTATGTCACGTTGCAGCGAACCGCCGAGCAGATAGCCGAACACCTGAGCCAACACGGTATTGGGGCCGAGGCTTATCACGCCGGTTTACCCCATGAGCAACGCGAAGCCATCCAGCGGCGGTTCATGGGCGGCCAGTCCAATTGCATTGTCGCGACCATCGCTTTCGGCATGGGAATCGACAAGAGCGATATCCGCAACGTAGTGCATTTCGACCTGCCCAAATCCATCGAAAACTACAGTCAGGAGATCGGCAGGGCCGGGCGGGACGGGCAGCCGTCCGATTGCCTGGTGCTGGCCAACCGCGACAGTCTCAACGTGCTGGAAAACTTTGTGTATGGCGATACGCCCGAGCTGGAAGGCATTCGTTGCGTGCTCGATGAGCTGAAGGCCGCCGCTCCCGATGGGCAATGGGAGTTTTTGTTGGGGCCGCTGGCGGACCAGAGCAACATTCGGCAACTGCCACTCAAGACGTTGCTGGTCCAACTGGAGCTGCGTCGGCTGATCGCGCCGCGCTATGCCTATTACGCTGAATACCGCTTCAAGTTCCTGACCGAGCCTCAGGCGCTGCTGGAGCACTTCGAAGGTGAGCGAAGGGACTTCGTCTCGGCCATCATCCAGACCTCCAGTCGTGCCCGGACCTGGGCCACGGTGAATTTCGACGGGATTTACCAGCAGTATCACGCTGAACGTAATCGCGTGGTCAAGGCGCTGGATTACTTCCAGGAAAAAGGCTGGATCGAGCTCGAAAGCAAACAGATGACCGAGGTGTATAGCGTGCTGGAAACCGGTCTTGATGCGCAGGTCTTGAGTGCCGAGCTACACGCCTACTTCACCCGGCACGAGCGCGGTGAAATCACGCGGATCCATGCCATGCTCGAGTTGTTCGCCACCGACCGTTGCCTGGGTTATCGATTGGCACAGTATTTTGGCGATGACAACGCGCCGCAGCAGTGCGGTCATTGCTCGGTGTGCCACGGACAGGTCGCGCGCCTGCCGGAGCCACCTTCGTTGCCGGCACTTGTGGATAAAAGCTTCGAGACGCTGTGTGGTGATTTTATCCACAGGCATGAGCAGCACACCGGCAGTCTGCCTTCTGCTGAGCGGCTGACCCGGTTTCTGTGCGGGATCAGCGTGCCGTTGTTCACTCGGTTGAAGGCGCGGAAGATCCGTGGGTATGCCGCACTGGAGGAGTATCCGTACGCTGAAGTTCGACATTGGACACAGGCGCACCTGTGA
- a CDS encoding 3-hydroxyacyl-CoA dehydrogenase, whose product MSQTPFDIQCAAVVGAGTMGRGIVMCLANAGVTVQWVDNNPQMLEQALAAVAETYAHNVRQGRIDQREADARIARVTRADDYAAIRNVDLVIEAVYENLELKQKIFRELDGLLKPEAILASNTSALDIDAIAAATRRPTQVLGLHFFSPAHIMKLLEIVRGAQTSKAVLDAALALGKRMGKVSVVSGNCHGFIGNRMLHPYVLEARKMLLEGAFPHQVDAALQGFGFAMGPFRMYDVVGIDLEWRARELAGKGQDAPEVQVDNRLCELGRFGQKSGSGYYHYEPDSRQAEHDVEVDALVQRVSEALGFQRREIGPEEILERCLLALINEGAKILQEGIAESAHDIDLVYLNGYGFPADKGGPLAWADGQGLEDIHARLLELETKQGDQWKPARLIGELAAQGKGFAQR is encoded by the coding sequence ATGAGCCAGACACCCTTCGATATTCAATGCGCCGCCGTGGTCGGTGCAGGCACCATGGGGCGAGGCATCGTGATGTGCCTGGCTAATGCCGGTGTGACGGTGCAGTGGGTCGACAACAACCCGCAGATGCTCGAACAGGCGCTGGCTGCCGTTGCCGAAACCTACGCCCATAACGTACGCCAGGGCCGTATCGACCAGCGCGAAGCCGATGCACGGATCGCGCGGGTGACGCGCGCAGATGATTACGCGGCGATCCGCAATGTGGATCTGGTGATCGAAGCGGTTTACGAGAACCTCGAACTCAAGCAGAAAATCTTTCGTGAATTGGACGGTCTGCTCAAGCCCGAGGCCATCCTGGCGAGCAATACCTCAGCGCTGGACATCGATGCAATCGCCGCCGCTACTCGCCGGCCAACCCAGGTGCTAGGCCTGCATTTCTTCAGCCCGGCGCACATCATGAAGCTGCTGGAAATCGTTCGTGGTGCGCAAACTTCCAAAGCGGTGCTGGACGCAGCCCTCGCATTGGGCAAGCGCATGGGTAAGGTCAGCGTGGTATCGGGCAATTGCCATGGGTTCATCGGCAACCGGATGCTCCACCCTTATGTGTTGGAGGCACGCAAGATGCTGCTGGAGGGGGCGTTCCCCCATCAAGTCGATGCGGCGTTGCAAGGCTTCGGCTTCGCCATGGGGCCGTTTCGCATGTACGACGTCGTCGGGATCGACCTGGAGTGGCGCGCCCGAGAGCTGGCAGGAAAAGGCCAGGATGCGCCAGAGGTGCAAGTGGATAACCGGCTGTGCGAACTGGGGCGGTTCGGCCAGAAAAGTGGCAGCGGCTACTATCACTACGAACCCGACAGTCGGCAGGCTGAACATGATGTTGAAGTCGATGCGCTGGTGCAGCGGGTCAGCGAAGCGCTGGGCTTCCAGCGTCGCGAGATTGGACCTGAGGAAATCCTCGAGCGGTGTTTGCTGGCGCTGATCAACGAAGGCGCGAAGATCCTGCAGGAAGGCATTGCCGAGTCGGCCCACGATATCGACCTGGTCTATCTCAACGGCTACGGGTTTCCTGCGGACAAAGGTGGCCCATTGGCCTGGGCCGATGGGCAGGGACTTGAGGATATCCACGCACGCCTGCTGGAGCTCGAAACGAAGCAGGGTGACCAATGGAAGCCCGCGCGTCTGATCGGGGAGCTGGCCGCGCAGGGCAAGGGATTCGCGCAGCGGTAG
- a CDS encoding thioesterase family protein, with product MPQRNEYPHLQPITTRWHDNDVYGHVNNVTYYSFFDTAVNTYLIEVGGLDIHDGEVVGFVVSSACDYFASIAFPDRIEIGLRVGKLGSSSVQYELAVFKADEEEACAAGRFVHVFVDRASNRPVAIPDRLRGALERLVV from the coding sequence ATGCCCCAACGTAACGAATACCCACACCTGCAACCCATCACCACGCGCTGGCATGACAACGATGTGTACGGTCACGTCAATAACGTCACCTACTACAGCTTTTTCGATACGGCGGTGAACACTTATCTGATCGAGGTCGGCGGTCTGGATATCCATGATGGAGAGGTGGTGGGGTTCGTGGTGAGTTCGGCTTGCGACTACTTTGCGTCGATCGCCTTTCCTGACCGGATTGAGATCGGTCTGCGGGTTGGAAAGCTGGGCAGCAGCTCGGTGCAATATGAGCTGGCGGTGTTCAAGGCGGACGAGGAGGAGGCCTGCGCGGCGGGGCGCTTTGTGCACGTATTCGTGGACCGGGCGTCGAACCGGCCTGTAGCGATTCCGGACCGGCTGCGTGGGGCTTTGGAGCGGTTGGTGGTCTGA
- a CDS encoding glycine zipper domain-containing protein — protein sequence MKFSSILLLSLGLISGVASAGGTAEAGVGGALGGVLGSVVGQSLGGNTGSTIGAALGGAGGSAVGADKHSRGEAAIGGALGAAGGNVIGRSVGGSTGSLIGAAAGGGAGGALGNYMGKDDGDDRRYEGRRGDRRYYRDGHPGRGHAYGHRKHKHRYRD from the coding sequence ATGAAGTTCTCCTCCATTCTCTTGTTGTCCCTTGGCCTGATCAGTGGCGTCGCTTCTGCTGGCGGCACTGCCGAAGCAGGTGTTGGCGGCGCATTGGGCGGGGTTTTGGGTTCGGTCGTCGGCCAATCCTTGGGCGGCAACACCGGTTCCACCATCGGCGCGGCCCTGGGCGGCGCGGGCGGTAGTGCGGTCGGCGCGGACAAACACAGCCGCGGCGAAGCGGCAATCGGTGGTGCGCTGGGCGCAGCCGGCGGTAACGTGATAGGTCGTAGCGTGGGCGGCAGCACCGGCAGCCTGATCGGTGCTGCAGCGGGCGGCGGCGCCGGTGGCGCACTGGGTAACTACATGGGTAAAGACGATGGCGATGACCGTCGCTATGAAGGTCGCCGTGGGGACCGTCGCTACTACCGTGACGGCCACCCGGGTCGCGGCCATGCCTATGGGCATCGCAAGCATAAACATCGCTATCGCGACTAA
- a CDS encoding FdhF/YdeP family oxidoreductase yields MSKHQQADQKPVPRYKPYKGPAGGWGALISVAQAWLTSDNALKNLRMMLKTNQNGGFDCPGCAWGDSPESGMVKFCENGAKAVNWEATKRRVDGAFFAKHSVTSLLEQSDYWLEYQGRLTEPMRYDAETDRYKPISWEAAFALIGTHLQGLSSPNQAEFYTSGRASNEAAYLYQLFVRAYGTNNFPDCSNMCHEASGVALSQSVGVGKGTVTFDDFEHADAIFVWGQNPGTNHPRMLEPLREAVNRGAQVVCINPLKERGLERFQHPQHPLEMLTNGDKPTNTAYFRPALGGDMAILRGMAKFLLQWEREAQNADAAPVFDHAFLNEHSVNVLDYLAVVDDTSWEQIVEQSGLPLVEIEQAARMYAKSKNVIMCWAMGITQHRHSVATIQEIANLMLLRGNVGRPGAGLCPVRGHSNVQGDRTMGINERPPAMFLDALERRFQFKVPRENGHNVVEAIHAMANGEAKVFIALGGNFAQATPDSNRTFQALANCDLTVQISTKLNRSHLAHGKEALILPCLGRTDIDLQTEGAQAVTVEDSFSMVHASNGQLQPLSNQMRSEPWIIAGIAAATLGSRPVDWNWLVADYSRIRDLIADTIPGFKNFNEKLQNPGGFYLGNSAGARRWATASGRANFKPNLLPNDLVHERTRATGQLPDLIMQSMRSHDQYNTTIYGLDDRYRGVKGQRDVLFVNEADIIRLGFKPGQKADIVSLWDDGRERRVKGFTLLAFDIPAGQAAAYYPEVNPLVPLESTGDGSHTPTSKFVAIRLEAASETGLILAKSA; encoded by the coding sequence GTGAGCAAGCATCAACAAGCCGACCAGAAACCCGTACCGCGCTACAAGCCCTACAAGGGCCCGGCTGGTGGTTGGGGCGCACTGATCAGCGTCGCCCAGGCCTGGTTGACCAGCGACAACGCGCTGAAAAACCTCCGCATGATGCTCAAGACCAACCAGAACGGTGGTTTCGATTGCCCTGGCTGTGCCTGGGGTGATTCGCCGGAAAGCGGCATGGTCAAGTTCTGCGAGAACGGCGCCAAGGCGGTGAACTGGGAAGCCACCAAACGCCGCGTCGATGGCGCATTTTTCGCCAAACACAGCGTAACTTCGTTGCTGGAGCAGAGCGACTACTGGCTCGAATACCAGGGACGCCTGACCGAGCCGATGCGCTACGACGCCGAAACCGACCGTTACAAGCCCATCAGCTGGGAAGCTGCGTTTGCGCTGATCGGCACACACCTGCAAGGGCTTTCCAGCCCGAACCAGGCCGAGTTCTACACCTCGGGCCGGGCCAGCAACGAAGCGGCCTACTTGTATCAACTGTTCGTGCGTGCCTACGGCACCAACAACTTCCCCGACTGTTCGAACATGTGCCACGAGGCCAGCGGCGTGGCGCTGTCCCAGAGTGTCGGCGTGGGCAAGGGCACGGTGACCTTCGACGATTTCGAACATGCCGACGCGATTTTCGTCTGGGGCCAGAACCCCGGCACCAACCATCCACGGATGCTCGAACCACTGCGCGAGGCGGTGAACCGCGGCGCCCAGGTGGTCTGCATCAACCCGCTCAAGGAGCGGGGCCTGGAACGTTTCCAGCATCCGCAGCACCCGCTCGAAATGCTCACCAACGGGGATAAACCGACCAACACCGCGTATTTCCGCCCGGCCCTGGGTGGCGACATGGCGATACTGCGAGGCATGGCGAAATTCCTGCTGCAATGGGAGCGTGAAGCGCAGAATGCCGACGCAGCGCCAGTGTTCGATCATGCCTTCCTGAACGAACACAGCGTCAACGTGCTGGATTACCTGGCCGTGGTCGACGACACGTCGTGGGAGCAGATCGTCGAGCAATCGGGCTTGCCCCTGGTCGAAATCGAGCAAGCGGCGCGCATGTATGCCAAAAGCAAGAATGTGATCATGTGCTGGGCGATGGGCATCACCCAGCATCGCCATTCCGTGGCGACCATCCAGGAAATCGCCAACCTGATGCTGCTACGCGGCAACGTCGGCCGACCGGGCGCAGGCCTGTGCCCGGTCCGTGGCCACAGCAACGTGCAGGGCGACCGGACCATGGGCATCAACGAGCGTCCGCCGGCAATGTTTCTTGACGCGCTGGAACGGCGCTTCCAGTTCAAGGTGCCACGTGAAAACGGCCACAACGTGGTCGAGGCGATCCATGCCATGGCCAACGGCGAGGCGAAAGTGTTCATCGCCCTTGGCGGCAACTTCGCCCAAGCCACACCGGACAGCAACCGAACCTTCCAGGCCCTGGCCAATTGCGACCTGACGGTGCAGATCAGCACCAAGCTCAACCGCAGCCACTTGGCCCACGGTAAAGAAGCATTGATCCTGCCGTGCCTGGGCCGTACCGACATCGACCTGCAAACCGAAGGCGCGCAAGCGGTGACCGTTGAAGACTCCTTCAGCATGGTCCACGCCTCCAACGGCCAGTTGCAACCGCTGTCGAACCAGATGCGCTCCGAGCCTTGGATCATCGCCGGTATCGCTGCCGCGACGCTGGGCAGCCGCCCGGTGGACTGGAACTGGCTGGTGGCCGACTACAGCCGTATCCGGGACCTGATTGCCGACACCATTCCCGGGTTCAAGAACTTCAATGAAAAGCTCCAGAATCCTGGCGGCTTCTACCTGGGCAACAGCGCGGGGGCTCGTCGCTGGGCCACTGCGTCGGGCCGCGCCAACTTCAAGCCCAATCTGCTACCCAACGACCTGGTGCATGAGCGCACCCGCGCGACCGGCCAGTTGCCCGACCTGATCATGCAGTCGATGCGTTCCCACGATCAGTACAACACCACCATCTATGGCCTCGATGACCGCTATCGTGGCGTGAAGGGCCAGCGGGATGTGTTGTTCGTCAACGAGGCAGACATCATTCGCCTGGGCTTCAAGCCAGGACAGAAGGCCGACATCGTCTCGCTCTGGGACGATGGTCGTGAGCGTCGGGTCAAGGGCTTTACCCTGCTGGCGTTCGACATTCCTGCCGGGCAGGCCGCCGCCTATTACCCTGAAGTGAACCCGTTGGTGCCGCTGGAAAGTACCGGCGACGGCAGCCACACGCCTACCTCGAAATTCGTGGCGATCCGCCTGGAAGCCGCGAGCGAGACTGGCTTGATCCTGGCCAAATCGGCCTGA
- the fdhD gene encoding formate dehydrogenase accessory sulfurtransferase FdhD produces MNDKPPVSRAPAMETSAPAASQSYRYCNLDHSQSDSTALAEEVALAIAYNGISQAVMLVTPTDLEDFVVGFSLGSGIIEDPSDIYDLQLSGAGSAQYAQVTIANRAFWNLKQQRRQLAGTSGCGLCGVEAVEQALPNLKALPGAPLPPAQWLDGLRQRIGQFQPLGQFCGAVHAALFMNAQGELLLGREDIGRHNALDKLIGALIRQQIPVAGGVAIVTSRCSLELIQKVLRAGIQTLVSLSSPTGLAVQWARQHNLNLIHLPQKSAPRVYSPAMEKQA; encoded by the coding sequence ATGAACGACAAGCCTCCGGTCAGTCGAGCGCCTGCGATGGAAACATCTGCGCCGGCCGCCAGCCAGAGCTATCGCTACTGCAATCTGGACCACTCCCAATCGGACAGCACCGCGCTGGCCGAGGAAGTGGCGTTGGCGATTGCCTATAACGGCATCAGCCAGGCCGTCATGCTGGTCACCCCCACCGACCTTGAAGACTTCGTCGTTGGCTTCAGCCTGGGCAGTGGCATCATCGAAGACCCCTCGGACATCTATGACCTGCAACTGAGCGGCGCAGGTTCTGCGCAGTATGCGCAGGTGACCATCGCCAACCGCGCCTTCTGGAACCTCAAGCAGCAACGCCGGCAGCTGGCAGGCACCAGCGGCTGCGGGTTATGTGGCGTGGAAGCGGTGGAACAGGCCTTGCCCAACCTCAAGGCATTGCCCGGCGCACCGCTTCCACCGGCGCAATGGCTCGATGGCCTGCGTCAACGCATCGGCCAGTTCCAGCCGCTGGGCCAGTTCTGCGGCGCGGTGCACGCGGCACTGTTCATGAACGCCCAGGGCGAGTTGCTGCTGGGCCGCGAAGACATTGGCCGGCACAACGCCCTCGACAAGCTAATCGGCGCGTTGATCCGGCAACAGATCCCGGTAGCTGGTGGCGTGGCGATCGTCACCAGTCGGTGCAGCCTCGAACTGATCCAGAAAGTGCTGCGCGCCGGTATCCAGACCCTGGTCAGCCTGTCATCGCCCACGGGCCTTGCGGTGCAATGGGCCCGCCAACACAACCTCAATCTCATCCACCTGCCGCAAAAAAGTGCGCCGCGGGTCTACAGCCCTGCGATGGAGAAACAAGCGTGA
- a CDS encoding LysR family transcriptional regulator, whose product MDIKQLKFLIALDETRHFGQAAARCHITQPTLSMRLRSLEEELDLPLVNRGQRFEGFTAPGERVLAWARTVMAAYDGLQAEAAACRGNLVGTLRLGVVPLSDFDPLAMMQRLHTEHPNLRFELSSLSSEHVLEQLANNRIDLGISYLERLDNERFEALPFSHTRMGLLYDQRFFFFGEQPLSWEALIELPLGMLTSGMHFRQSIDHNFHSRGLTPRPLLQTDAVHQLLQAVHGGLCCAVMPLNNGLSILNENLRIQPIESAQTLVPLGLIMRRGAPRSALAEACFALYQKSPAVS is encoded by the coding sequence ATGGACATCAAGCAGCTGAAGTTTCTCATCGCACTCGACGAAACCCGCCACTTCGGCCAGGCCGCCGCACGGTGCCACATTACCCAGCCGACCCTGTCGATGCGCCTGCGCAGCCTTGAAGAAGAACTCGACCTACCGCTGGTCAACCGTGGCCAGCGCTTTGAAGGCTTCACCGCGCCAGGGGAGCGGGTGCTGGCCTGGGCGCGCACGGTAATGGCGGCCTATGACGGGCTGCAGGCCGAAGCCGCGGCCTGTCGCGGCAATCTGGTGGGTACGCTGCGCCTGGGTGTAGTGCCGTTGTCAGACTTCGACCCGCTGGCGATGATGCAGCGCTTGCACACCGAGCATCCCAACCTGCGTTTCGAACTGTCGTCCTTGAGCTCCGAGCACGTTCTCGAACAACTGGCGAACAACCGTATCGATCTGGGCATTTCCTACCTCGAACGTCTGGACAACGAGCGTTTCGAGGCCCTGCCATTCAGTCACACGCGCATGGGCCTGCTTTACGACCAACGCTTTTTCTTTTTCGGTGAGCAGCCACTGAGTTGGGAAGCGCTGATTGAGCTGCCCCTGGGCATGCTCACCAGCGGCATGCATTTTCGCCAGTCCATCGACCACAACTTCCATAGCCGAGGGCTCACGCCTCGACCGCTGTTGCAAACCGACGCGGTGCACCAATTGTTACAGGCTGTGCACGGCGGGCTGTGTTGCGCGGTAATGCCCCTGAACAACGGCCTGAGCATCCTGAACGAAAATTTGCGCATCCAGCCCATCGAAAGCGCGCAAACGCTGGTTCCGCTGGGGCTGATCATGCGCCGCGGCGCCCCACGATCAGCCTTGGCTGAGGCTTGTTTTGCCCTTTACCAGAAATCACCAGCAGTATCTTGA
- the lysM gene encoding peptidoglycan-binding protein LysM: MSLFSFVKEAGEKLIDLLTPGNANASEQLKEHISKVGLGNPNVQATIEGDKVIVTGEVGSQEEKEKILLAVGNIAGVGSVDDQITVTGPVAQAARFVTVKKGDTLSAIAKTEYGDANKYNKIFEANKPMLSHPDKIYPGQVLRIPE, translated from the coding sequence ATGAGTCTTTTTAGCTTTGTGAAGGAAGCAGGCGAAAAACTTATCGACCTGCTAACCCCCGGCAACGCCAATGCCAGCGAGCAGTTGAAAGAACACATCAGCAAGGTTGGCCTGGGTAATCCGAATGTTCAAGCGACCATCGAGGGCGATAAAGTCATCGTCACTGGTGAAGTAGGCAGTCAGGAAGAGAAGGAAAAAATCCTGCTGGCCGTGGGCAACATCGCAGGTGTAGGCAGTGTTGACGACCAGATTACGGTGACTGGGCCGGTGGCACAGGCGGCGCGTTTCGTGACCGTGAAAAAGGGCGACACCCTCAGCGCGATCGCCAAGACCGAGTACGGTGACGCGAACAAGTACAACAAGATCTTCGAGGCCAACAAACCGATGTTGTCGCACCCGGACAAGATCTATCCGGGGCAGGTGCTACGTATTCCCGAGTAG
- the yrfG gene encoding GMP/IMP nucleotidase, translating into MAMLPWHEIDTVLLDMDGTLLDLHYDNHFWMEHLPQRYAELHGVSRAMAEMELQPLFESNAGQLQWYCLDFWSTELKLPVRELKLETAHLIALRPDADTFLAAIQRAGKRVVMITNAHRDSLSLKLERIELAPYFERLISSHDYGFPKENPQFWDALQADLNFDPARSLFIDDTLPVLRSARDFGVAHLLAVSEPDSRKGPKDTGEFEALIDYRALIEGL; encoded by the coding sequence ATGGCCATGCTGCCCTGGCATGAGATCGATACGGTGCTGCTGGACATGGACGGCACCTTGCTGGATCTGCATTACGACAACCACTTCTGGATGGAACACCTGCCCCAACGCTATGCCGAATTGCACGGCGTGAGTCGGGCGATGGCCGAGATGGAGCTACAACCGCTGTTCGAAAGCAACGCCGGCCAGTTGCAATGGTATTGCCTGGATTTCTGGAGCACAGAACTGAAACTGCCGGTGCGCGAACTGAAACTGGAAACTGCGCACCTGATCGCCTTGCGCCCGGACGCCGATACCTTCCTCGCAGCGATCCAGCGGGCCGGCAAACGGGTGGTGATGATCACCAACGCGCATCGCGATTCGTTGTCCTTGAAACTGGAGCGCATCGAACTGGCGCCCTATTTCGAGCGTTTAATCAGTTCCCACGACTACGGTTTCCCCAAGGAAAACCCACAGTTCTGGGACGCCCTGCAGGCCGACCTTAACTTCGACCCGGCCCGCAGCCTGTTTATCGACGACACCTTGCCGGTGTTGCGCAGCGCCCGGGATTTCGGCGTTGCGCATCTGCTGGCCGTCAGCGAGCCGGACAGCCGCAAGGGGCCGAAGGACACCGGAGAGTTTGAGGCGTTGATCGACTACCGGGCGCTGATCGAAGGGCTCTGA
- the nudE gene encoding ADP compounds hydrolase NudE — MRQKPTILDRRIVATSRLFCVEELKLRFSNGVERTYERLASKGAGYGAVMIVAMLDADHAVLVEEYCGGTDAYELSLPKGLIEPGEDVLAAAERELKEEAGFGARQLEHLTELSLSPGYMSQKIQVVLATDLYEEKLEGDEPEAMRVDKVNLRELSALAQNPQFTEGRALAALYLARDLLAQRGAFLS, encoded by the coding sequence ATGCGCCAGAAACCCACCATACTCGATCGCCGGATCGTCGCCACCAGTCGCCTGTTTTGCGTGGAAGAACTGAAACTGCGCTTTTCCAATGGCGTGGAGCGCACCTATGAGCGTTTGGCGAGCAAAGGTGCGGGCTATGGCGCGGTGATGATCGTGGCGATGCTCGACGCCGACCACGCGGTGTTGGTGGAAGAGTATTGCGGTGGTACCGATGCCTACGAACTCTCCCTGCCCAAGGGCCTGATCGAGCCGGGTGAAGACGTGCTGGCGGCGGCCGAGCGGGAGCTCAAGGAAGAGGCCGGTTTTGGCGCGCGTCAATTGGAGCACCTGACCGAACTGTCGCTGTCCCCCGGCTACATGAGCCAGAAGATCCAGGTGGTGCTGGCGACCGATCTGTATGAAGAAAAGCTGGAGGGCGACGAGCCCGAGGCGATGCGGGTGGACAAGGTCAACCTGCGCGAATTGTCTGCCCTGGCGCAAAACCCCCAGTTCACGGAGGGACGTGCGCTGGCGGCGCTGTACCTGGCCCGTGATCTGCTGGCCCAGCGCGGAGCGTTCCTGTCATGA
- the cysQ gene encoding 3'(2'),5'-bisphosphate nucleotidase CysQ: MNFPHPLMAPAVELALRAGEAILPFWRANVQVNHKADESPVTAADMAAHDVIVAGLTALAPDIPILSEEDADIAQDVRAGWQRWWLVDPLDGTKEFISGSEEFTVNIALIEQGRVVFGVVSMPTNGRFYVGGAGLGAWRADQNGEPLPIAVRNVLAPGETFTVVASRRHTSPEQERLLGGLSESLGELQLTSIGSSLKFCLVAEGAADCYPRLAPTSQWDTAAAQGVLEGAGGEVLDLSGEPFCYPPRESLLNASFLALPAKAPWRGKLLELARS; the protein is encoded by the coding sequence ATGAACTTCCCCCATCCCCTGATGGCCCCTGCGGTTGAACTGGCGCTCAGGGCCGGCGAGGCGATCCTGCCGTTCTGGCGCGCCAATGTGCAGGTCAACCACAAGGCTGACGAGTCGCCGGTGACTGCTGCGGACATGGCGGCTCACGATGTGATCGTGGCCGGGCTCACGGCGCTGGCGCCGGATATCCCGATCCTCTCCGAAGAAGACGCCGATATCGCCCAAGACGTGCGTGCCGGCTGGCAACGCTGGTGGCTGGTGGACCCGCTGGACGGGACCAAGGAGTTCATTTCCGGCAGTGAGGAGTTCACCGTCAACATTGCACTGATCGAGCAGGGCCGGGTGGTGTTTGGCGTGGTGTCGATGCCCACCAACGGCCGCTTCTACGTTGGTGGCGCGGGGTTGGGTGCCTGGCGTGCCGACCAGAATGGCGAGCCTTTGCCTATCGCGGTGCGTAACGTATTGGCCCCGGGCGAAACCTTCACCGTGGTCGCCAGTCGCCGCCATACCAGCCCCGAGCAGGAACGTCTGTTGGGCGGCTTGAGCGAGAGCCTGGGGGAGTTGCAGTTGACCAGCATTGGCAGCTCGTTGAAGTTTTGCCTGGTGGCCGAAGGCGCGGCGGATTGCTATCCACGGCTGGCGCCGACGTCCCAATGGGACACCGCTGCCGCCCAAGGCGTGCTGGAAGGGGCAGGTGGCGAGGTGTTGGACTTGAGCGGCGAGCCGTTCTGTTATCCGCCGCGTGAATCGCTGTTGAATGCGTCGTTTCTGGCGTTGCCGGCGAAGGCGCCGTGGCGGGGCAAGTTGTTGGAACTTGCTCGCTCCTGA